One part of the Chryseobacterium sp. 7 genome encodes these proteins:
- a CDS encoding DUF6759 domain-containing protein codes for MKKVLLLLCSMFFVAVSAQKKGKDYTDILKSKSIYEINAFLRDAHPDDPKRSVLKPRVMEMMKEYIKNAHPADQKVKDMQEMLAMLRRRPSTKITFDEMNAIIKQKQIAKYKAELAAKQSTTVYTPSTAQNTYVVNTAANAAVPNAEAEEFNMLMAVSPVEHKNRTVKILNSLFDNDPNTKDAIIMIQNKSDCNIIVRMEGVGNTKYRLAVPAQGESSIVIEKGQYLFTSLVCGAQYASQKTIERAIMVALGGQ; via the coding sequence ATGAAAAAAGTACTTTTACTTCTTTGTTCTATGTTTTTTGTTGCTGTGTCTGCCCAAAAAAAAGGGAAAGACTATACTGATATTTTAAAAAGTAAGAGCATCTACGAAATCAATGCTTTTTTAAGAGATGCCCATCCCGATGACCCCAAAAGATCTGTTCTGAAGCCAAGGGTAATGGAAATGATGAAAGAATATATCAAAAATGCACATCCTGCCGATCAGAAGGTAAAAGACATGCAGGAAATGCTGGCCATGCTGAGAAGAAGACCTTCCACAAAGATCACCTTCGATGAAATGAATGCTATCATCAAGCAGAAACAGATTGCTAAATATAAGGCTGAACTGGCGGCAAAACAGTCTACTACAGTGTACACCCCAAGTACAGCTCAAAATACCTATGTAGTAAACACCGCTGCAAATGCTGCCGTTCCGAACGCCGAAGCAGAAGAATTCAATATGCTGATGGCAGTTTCCCCTGTAGAACATAAAAACAGAACGGTAAAAATCCTTAACTCCTTATTTGATAACGACCCTAATACTAAGGATGCTATTATAATGATTCAAAATAAATCTGACTGTAACATCATTGTAAGAATGGAAGGTGTAGGGAATACCAAATACAGACTTGCTGTACCAGCCCAGGGTGAAAGCTCCATCGTTATTGAGAAAGGTCAATATCTTTTCACCAGCCTTGTTTGTGGGGCTCAATATGCTTCACAAAAAACTATTGAAAGGGCCATTATGGTAGCTTTAGGAGGTCAATAA